Within the Thermus tengchongensis genome, the region GCGGTGGGGGAGGTACTTAGGGGGAGGGGGTATCGGGTATTCCCTGGAGATTCCCTAGCGCAAAGCTTGCGAATGGCGGTGAATATGGAGTAGTATGCACATAGGAGGTGTGGATATGCGCAGGATTCTGGGTGTTTTAGCGGTGGCGTTCGGTCTGGGCATGGCGCAATTTTCCGTGGAGAACTTAAAGCCCTCCCTGGCGGTGGTGGGGGGTACCCAGGGCTTTGGCCTCGAGGCCTCCTGGCACTGCCTCCTCTTCCAGCCCCCGGTGGGGGAGGTGCGGCCAGCTTTGGATATCGCTAATGACTTACACGGCAACTGGAACGGGGCCTTCCTCTTCCGCTACCTCTATCCCCTGGCCGAGGGTTTGAAGGGGGGCGTGGGGCTTGGGGTGGTCATCCCTGGCTTCCATTTCGGCAACACCAGCCTTTACTTCCGGGCGGATGCCGAGTATGACCTCAAGGCTACCTTAGGAGTGCCGCTTTTCCTGGGCGGGGACCTGGGCGTCGCCGCGGGCAAGCTGGCGGCCCAGCTCAAGGTGGGCTACCGCTTCTAAGTGCCCCGTCGTGGCTTGCGCCACGACGGGGGCCCCAAAGAGGCCATGAGCAAGCCGCTTTGGCTTTGGCCGGTGGGGCAACCTTTGCGTGCGGGTACTTAGCAGCTACCCAGCGCTGGAGGAGGGTTTAGCCCTCCCCCAGGGTTTCTTCCTCTTCCGGGGCATCCACCTCCACCTTCATCACCTCCCTCAGGAGGCTAGTGGCGTAAGAGCCCTTGGGGAGGAAGAAGGTTAGCCAAAGCCCTGCTGGGGTTTCCTCCAGGGTCCACTCCGTAAGGGGGATGCGAATGGGCCTCCGTGCTCCCCGGCGGGCTCGGAACTCCTCCCGTTTCAGGTCATAGCGGGCCAGGATTTCGTCTTCCAGCGCCCTGGCCTCCCCTTGGGCCTCGGGGTACTTCTTGCCGAAGAGGGGCCCCGTGGCGCTGATCTCCAGCCTGAGGGCCCTTTCCGCCTCCTCCTCCCGCTCCACCAGAAACTCCCCTCCCGTGGCGTGCTTCTTGGCCCAGTCTCCAGGGATGACCCGGTCGTAAAGCCCCCTCTCCATCCTCAAGGCCACCCAGTCGTTGAAGAGGAGGCTCTGGAGGCTTCCCACCAGGAAGCGCTTGAGCCAGGGGCTACCCCGGCCCTTGCCCCGCTTCACCAGCTCGTAGCCCCGCACGGGGTTCTGCCCCCCAAGGCCGAAGCGCTGGGGGCCGTAGTAGTTGGGAAGGCCCTTTTCCGAGAGCACTCTCAGGATGGCCTCTGCCCGCTCCTTGCCCTTTGCCCCTCGGATGAGGATGCGGAAGCGGTTGCCCTTGAGGTGGCCGGTGCGGAGCTTGTTGGTGTGGAGGCCCGCGTCCAGAAGCCTTACTCCGCGGAGGTTTTCCAAAAGGCAGAGGGCGTCCTCGTGCTGGCGGGGGATGGAGAACCACTGCCGGGTTTTGGCGTGCTTGTCCTTGAGTCCCGCCACCCCGATGGCCTTTTCCGGAACCCCCACCTCGTCCCGCAGGAACTCCACCACCTGGCGGGTGGTGAGGCCTTCCTTTTCTAGGAGAAAGTAGAGGTGCTCCCCTTCCCCGCTGGGCAGGTAGGCGGGCACCTCCTCCACCTGGAAGTCCTCGGGGAGGAGGCGGATCGTGCCCCCCACGCCGGGGAGGTCTTGGGTGAGAAAGGGGTAGCGCTCGGGGCGAAAGACGAGGTCCATCCCCCTATTCTGGCTCAGGGGAGGGCCTTGAGCCAAGACTCCAAAACGCCAAAGCCGTACCGGAAGAAGGCCTCCGAGGCCAGGTCCACCCCCGCCTTGGCCAGGATCTCCTTGGGGCTTTGGCTTTCCCCCGCCTCGAGGACCTCCAGGTACTTGGGCACGAAGGCCTCCCCCTCCTCCCGGTACTTGCCGTAAAGGGCCAGGACCACCAGGTAGCCCAGGGCGTAGCTGTAGGTGTAGAAGCGGTAGTGGACGAAGTGGGGGATGCCCGCCCAGGCCGCTTGGTCCAGCTCCGTCCACTCCACGGCCTCCCCGTAAAGCCGCACCTGTTCCTCCTGCCAGATTCCGTGGAAGGCCTCAGGGGAAAGGGCGGCCTCCTTGCGGGCCTCGAGGCTCCTGCGCTCAAAGAAGGTGTACATCACCTGGCGGAAGAGGGTGTTGACGGCGTCCTCCACCCTTTCCGCCAGGAGGAGGGTCTTTTGCTCCTCGGGAAGCTTTTCTAAGAGGAGGTCGTCCAGGAGGATCTCCGCGAAGACGCTGGCCGTCTCCGCCAGGGGGGTGGAGGCGCCAAAGTTGAGGAGGCGCTGCCGGCGGGCCAGGTAGAAGTGTACCCCGTGCCCGAGCTCGTGGGCCAGGGTGTGGGCGGCGTCCAGGTCGTCGGTGTGGTTGAGGAGGACGTAGGGGTGGGTGGAGGGAAGCCCCCCAGAGCAGAAGGCCCCACCCCGCTTGCCGGGGCGGGGGTAGACGTCGATCCAGCGCCGTTCAAAGAACTC harbors:
- the truD gene encoding tRNA pseudouridine(13) synthase TruD; this translates as MDLVFRPERYPFLTQDLPGVGGTIRLLPEDFQVEEVPAYLPSGEGEHLYFLLEKEGLTTRQVVEFLRDEVGVPEKAIGVAGLKDKHAKTRQWFSIPRQHEDALCLLENLRGVRLLDAGLHTNKLRTGHLKGNRFRILIRGAKGKERAEAILRVLSEKGLPNYYGPQRFGLGGQNPVRGYELVKRGKGRGSPWLKRFLVGSLQSLLFNDWVALRMERGLYDRVIPGDWAKKHATGGEFLVEREEEAERALRLEISATGPLFGKKYPEAQGEARALEDEILARYDLKREEFRARRGARRPIRIPLTEWTLEETPAGLWLTFFLPKGSYATSLLREVMKVEVDAPEEEETLGEG